A single region of the Lotus japonicus ecotype B-129 chromosome 4, LjGifu_v1.2 genome encodes:
- the LOC130712812 gene encoding uncharacterized protein At4g04775-like, giving the protein MGKATSSGSGSASASGGRSSAAAIMRRGFCDCGERVLYLTSHSDANPGRKFWRCRNWKSPPECGFFLWDDEYAFEGANTRAVVELTRTLRELDVMKNKLEESKKTLEECKMNLEDLRRKNDKVQRKLEYEMMKKNMAIVCVILSWFWFVFMSGKLNVAV; this is encoded by the exons ATGGGTAAGGCTACatcttctggttctggttccGCCTCCGCTTCCGGTGGTCGTTCTTCCGCTGCTGCCATTATGCGTCGTGGATTCTGTGACTGTGGAGAAAGGGTTCTTTACTTGACCTCCCACAGTGACGCGAACCCAGGAAGGAAGTTCTGGAGGTGCAGAAATTGGAAG TCACCACCTGAGTGTGGGTTTTTTTTGTGGGATGATGAATATGCGTTTGAAGGAGCAAATACCAGAGCTGTAGTTGAACTGACCAGAACATTGCGTGAATTGGATGTGATGAAGAATAAACTGGAAGAGAGCAAGAAGACCTTGGAGGAGTGTAAGATGAACTTAGAGGATTTGAGGAGGAAGAATGATAAGGTTCAGAGGAAGCTTgagtatgaaatgatgaagaagaatatgGCTATTGTTTGTGTTATTCTGTCATGGTTTTGGTTTGTGTTTATGTCAGGAAAACTTAATGTTGCTGTGTAG